The Agrobacterium vitis genome has a segment encoding these proteins:
- a CDS encoding MFS transporter gives MAERQSAPPAGENSGDMARRLRSIFSGSIGNMVEYYDFYVYSAFSLYFAPAFFPNSDPTAQLLNSAGIFAVGFIMRPVGGWFFGVYADSKGRKSALTLSVLLMCFGSLLIAVTPGFATIGYAAPAILMLARMLQGLSLGGEYGTSATYLSEMATKERRGFYSSFQYVTLISGQLCAILVLLLLQKLLLTGEELEAWGWRIPFVIGGALAIIALFLRRNMAETEQFQRASEKVRTNPLRELMKYPRQVFTVIGLTLGGTVAFYTYTTYMQKFLVNTVHLSKDDSTLVSAGALFFYMCLQPLVGLLSDKIGRRPILIAFGVLGTLCTVPLLTTLSTASNALEAFFIIIAALVIVSGYTAINAVVKAELFPTGVRALGVGLPYALTVSIFGGTAEYVALWFKQAGHESWFYWYVSGCIAVSLIVYAVMPDTQKTSHIDREAM, from the coding sequence ATGGCAGAGAGACAAAGCGCACCACCAGCGGGCGAAAATAGCGGTGATATGGCGCGCCGACTGCGCTCCATTTTCAGCGGCTCCATCGGCAATATGGTCGAATATTACGATTTTTACGTCTATTCCGCCTTTTCGCTGTATTTCGCGCCCGCTTTTTTTCCCAATAGCGATCCGACTGCGCAATTGCTCAACAGTGCCGGTATCTTTGCCGTCGGCTTTATCATGCGGCCTGTCGGCGGTTGGTTTTTTGGGGTCTATGCCGATAGCAAAGGGCGTAAATCCGCGCTGACGCTTTCGGTCTTGCTGATGTGTTTCGGGTCTTTGCTGATCGCGGTGACGCCGGGCTTTGCGACGATCGGCTATGCCGCCCCCGCCATCCTGATGCTGGCCCGCATGTTGCAGGGCCTCAGCCTTGGCGGAGAATACGGCACCAGCGCCACCTATCTTTCCGAAATGGCGACGAAAGAGCGGCGCGGCTTCTATTCGAGCTTCCAATATGTGACGCTGATCAGCGGGCAGCTTTGCGCCATTCTGGTCCTGTTGCTGCTGCAAAAGCTGCTGCTAACGGGTGAGGAGCTGGAGGCCTGGGGCTGGCGCATTCCCTTCGTCATCGGCGGCGCACTGGCGATTATCGCCCTCTTCTTACGCCGCAACATGGCCGAAACCGAACAATTCCAGCGTGCGTCGGAAAAGGTGCGGACCAATCCACTGCGCGAACTGATGAAATATCCACGGCAGGTCTTCACGGTCATTGGCCTGACCCTGGGCGGCACTGTCGCCTTCTACACCTATACGACCTATATGCAGAAATTCCTTGTGAACACCGTGCATCTCAGCAAGGACGATTCGACACTGGTGTCGGCAGGCGCGCTGTTTTTCTACATGTGCCTTCAACCCCTCGTCGGATTGCTGTCCGACAAGATTGGCCGCAGACCGATCTTGATCGCCTTCGGCGTACTCGGCACGCTTTGCACCGTGCCGCTGCTAACCACGTTGAGCACGGCCTCCAATGCGCTGGAAGCCTTTTTCATCATCATAGCGGCGCTGGTCATCGTATCCGGCTATACCGCCATCAACGCGGTGGTGAAGGCCGAACTGTTTCCAACCGGGGTTCGGGCGCTGGGGGTTGGCCTGCCCTATGCACTCACCGTGTCGATCTTCGGTGGCACAGCCGAATATGTCGCATTATGGTTCAAGCAGGCTGGCCATGAAAGCTGGTTCTACTGGTATGTGTCGGGATGTATCGCGGTCTCGCTGATCGTCTATGCCGTGATGCCGGATACACAAAAAACCTCCCATATCGACAGAGAAGCAATGTGA
- a CDS encoding LysE family translocator, whose translation MLIILLLKGVLLGIAVAAPIGPIGTLCINRTMERGFWHGVSAGLGAAIGDMVFAIAAAAGFAAMQDLLAEISLPLKLVGGTLILLIGIRMLAARPPRPAAQIKASDFIRTTMSTFGLTITNPATIFGFAALFAGAGLADTGEVSPFFLVAGVFLGSLIWWFALCGAVVWLKSRLPDHFTIWVQRGSAVLLIGFGLISLGLAARQYWGG comes from the coding sequence ATGCTGATTATCCTGCTGCTCAAGGGCGTGTTGCTCGGCATTGCCGTGGCCGCACCCATTGGGCCAATCGGCACGCTCTGTATCAACCGCACCATGGAGCGCGGTTTCTGGCATGGGGTCTCCGCCGGGCTTGGAGCTGCCATCGGCGACATGGTCTTCGCCATTGCTGCCGCAGCGGGCTTTGCCGCCATGCAGGATCTGCTGGCTGAAATATCACTGCCGCTAAAACTGGTCGGTGGCACGCTGATTTTGCTGATCGGTATCCGCATGCTTGCAGCGCGGCCACCGCGACCGGCAGCACAGATCAAGGCCAGCGATTTTATCCGCACCACCATGTCCACCTTCGGGCTGACGATTACCAATCCTGCGACGATCTTCGGTTTCGCAGCGCTCTTTGCAGGCGCGGGTCTCGCCGATACCGGCGAAGTCAGCCCGTTCTTTCTGGTTGCAGGCGTGTTTCTCGGCTCGCTGATCTGGTGGTTTGCACTCTGCGGCGCCGTCGTCTGGCTGAAAAGCCGATTGCCGGACCATTTCACGATCTGGGTTCAACGCGGCTCCGCCGTGCTGCTGATCGGCTTCGGCCTAATTTCTCTCGGCCTTGCCGCCCGGCAATATTGGGGTGGGTGA
- a CDS encoding ATP12 family chaperone protein, with the protein MRDIFEGLTPELSDPDPVRRAQIQMKKPLPKRFYKDVTVAAGQDGHAVLLDGKTVKTPARNALVLPTEPLAALVAGEWQEQGEFIDPATMPVTRLVNTALDAVSANTQEVLDDIVRFCGNDMLCYRADAPQELVERQGAKWDPVLGWLADTHGARVIQISGIIHQPQPSEAIEAFERALQRYSDGVALASLHVMTTLTGSAILALALADGHLSLFEAWDLAHLDENWTDEHWGSDMESEARRAARFVDMQAAYDVLRAARA; encoded by the coding sequence ATGCGTGATATTTTCGAGGGCCTGACGCCTGAATTGAGCGATCCTGATCCGGTACGCCGGGCGCAGATCCAGATGAAAAAGCCCTTGCCGAAGCGCTTTTATAAAGACGTGACCGTTGCAGCGGGGCAGGACGGTCATGCAGTGCTTCTGGATGGCAAGACGGTCAAGACACCAGCCCGCAACGCCCTCGTGCTGCCGACCGAGCCTTTGGCTGCGTTGGTTGCTGGCGAATGGCAGGAGCAAGGTGAGTTCATCGATCCCGCAACGATGCCGGTTACCCGGCTGGTGAATACGGCGCTTGATGCTGTCAGCGCCAATACGCAAGAGGTGTTGGACGATATTGTCCGGTTCTGCGGCAATGACATGCTGTGCTACCGAGCCGATGCGCCTCAGGAGCTGGTGGAGCGTCAGGGTGCAAAATGGGACCCGGTGCTGGGCTGGCTTGCCGATACGCATGGCGCACGGGTTATTCAGATCAGCGGCATCATTCATCAACCGCAGCCATCAGAAGCAATCGAGGCTTTCGAGCGGGCATTGCAGCGCTACAGCGATGGTGTGGCGCTCGCCAGCCTGCATGTGATGACGACGCTGACGGGGTCCGCTATCCTGGCGCTAGCTCTGGCCGATGGTCATCTGAGCCTGTTTGAAGCCTGGGATCTCGCACATCTGGATGAAAACTGGACGGATGAGCACTGGGGCAGCGACATGGAATCGGAAGCGCGCCGCGCGGCGCGTTTCGTAGACATGCAGGCCGCCTATGACGTGTTGAGGGCTGCGCGCGCTTGA
- a CDS encoding HAD-IA family hydrolase, with the protein MKLVLFDCDGTLIDSAGTIHESMRRTFLAFGKPEPTLAATKSIMGLTLDIAIARIDGKQHIDDEAVAMRDHYKSLFTEVRQAPGYSEPLFDGIRALIERLAAEDEILIGAVTGKSRRGLNYVLDAHGFQSYFTVSRTADDCPSKPHPAMVTECCDETGMDLKDTVVIGDAIYDMQMARSAGVKAIGVSWGSASTDQLKASGAHFVVDRADELLAHIL; encoded by the coding sequence ATGAAACTGGTCCTGTTCGATTGCGATGGTACCTTGATCGATAGCGCTGGGACCATTCACGAGAGCATGCGCCGGACGTTTCTTGCTTTCGGCAAGCCGGAACCGACGCTGGCCGCCACCAAAAGCATCATGGGTCTGACGCTGGACATCGCCATCGCCCGTATCGACGGCAAGCAGCATATCGATGACGAAGCGGTGGCCATGCGGGACCATTACAAATCGCTGTTTACCGAAGTGCGCCAGGCACCCGGCTATAGCGAACCGCTGTTTGACGGTATCCGCGCGTTGATCGAGCGGCTGGCTGCGGAAGACGAGATCCTGATCGGTGCTGTGACCGGCAAATCCCGGCGCGGCTTGAACTATGTTCTCGACGCCCACGGTTTTCAGTCCTATTTCACTGTGTCGCGTACGGCAGACGATTGTCCGTCCAAACCGCATCCGGCCATGGTGACGGAGTGCTGCGACGAAACCGGGATGGACTTGAAAGATACCGTGGTGATCGGTGACGCGATCTACGATATGCAAATGGCCAGAAGCGCTGGCGTCAAGGCAATCGGCGTCAGTTGGGGCAGCGCCAGCACCGACCAATTGAAGGCCAGCGGTGCGCATTTCGTCGTAGATCGGGCTGACGAGCTTCTTGCCCATATTTTGTGA
- a CDS encoding DUF1883 domain-containing protein — MTKPSFRFTHYDLKELRAGTILEVQLNAINNVRLMTATNFQRFKEGLDYKFAGGVAKKAPVKIVVPEQAHWHLIVDMEGHHGLAESSVKMVAPPVKSKKAS, encoded by the coding sequence ATGACCAAACCGAGCTTTCGGTTCACCCATTACGACCTGAAGGAATTGCGGGCGGGCACTATTCTGGAAGTCCAGCTGAATGCCATCAACAATGTCCGGCTGATGACCGCCACCAATTTCCAGCGCTTCAAGGAAGGACTGGATTACAAATTTGCTGGTGGCGTCGCCAAGAAGGCTCCAGTCAAAATCGTCGTTCCCGAGCAAGCCCACTGGCACCTGATCGTCGATATGGAAGGTCATCATGGCCTGGCGGAATCCTCGGTAAAGATGGTCGCACCGCCAGTGAAATCCAAAAAGGCGAGCTGA